One part of the Raphanus sativus cultivar WK10039 chromosome 7, ASM80110v3, whole genome shotgun sequence genome encodes these proteins:
- the LOC108817871 gene encoding putative glucose-6-phosphate 1-epimerase → MGHYAAEWDDKAAATEITKDWNGIDQVLLRNPHGASAKISLHGGQVISWRNDKGEELLFTSNKAIFKHPKSMRGGIQICYPQFGDCGLLDQHGFARNKIWVIDDNPPPPPPPLPTNESSSSFGKSFVDLLLKPSEDDLKLWPHSFEFRLRVSLALDGDLTLISRVRNINGKPFSFSFAYHTYLAVSDISEVRVEGLETLDYLDNLSKRELLTEQGDAITFESEMDRTYLRSPKVVAVLDHERKRTYVIGKEGLPDTVVWNPWEKKSKTMADFGDDEYKNMLCVDGAALERPITLKPGEEWTGKLMLTAVKSSFCFDQLELQSKGF, encoded by the exons atgGGTCATTACGCAGCAGAGTGGGATGATAAAGCAGCAGCTACTGAGATAACCAAAGATTGGAACGGCATTGACCAAGTCCTTCTTCGTAATCCGCACGGCGCTTCTGCAAAG ATTAGTTTACACGGAGGACAAGTGATTTCGTGGAGGAATGACAAAGGCGAAGAGCTCCTTTTCACTAGCAACAAG GCTATATTCAAACACCCAAAATCAATGCGGGGAGGGATCCAGATTTGTTATCCTCAGTTTGGAGATTGTGGGTTACTGGATCAACATGGGTTTGCAAGGAACAAAATCTGGGTTATCGATGACAacccacctcctcctcctcctcctcttcccaCTAACgaatcctcctcctcctttggAAAATCATTTGTTGATCTTCTTCTTAAACCTTCTGAAGACGACTTGAAGCTATGGCCTCACAGCTTTGAGTTCCGTCTTCGGGTTTCACTTGCCTTAGATGGAGACTTGACATTGATTTCTCGTGTTAGAAACATCAATGGCAAGCCCTTTAGTTTCTCTTTCGCTTATCATACTTACCTCGCTGTCTCTGATATCAG TGAAGTGAGGGTTGAAGGGTTAGAGACATTGGACTACTTGGACAACCTCAGCAAAAGAGAGCTTTTGACTGAACAAGGCGACGCTATAACCTTTGAATCTGAG ATGGACAGGACTTACCTTAGATCTCCCAAAGTGGTAGCAGTTCTTGACCATGAACGGAAAAGAACATATGTTATTGGAAAAGAAGGCCTTCCAGATACAG TGGTATGGAATCCATGGGAGAAGAAATCGAAAACCATGGCGGATTTTGGGGATGATGAGTACAAAAACATGCTTTGTGTGGATGGTGCAGCACTAGAGAGACCAATCACTTTGAAGCCAGGAGAAGAATGGACCGGCAAGCTCATGTTAACCGCTGTTAAATCCAGTTTCTGCTTTGATCAACTTGAACTACAGAGCAAAGGATTCTGA
- the LOC108817848 gene encoding BTB/POZ domain-containing protein POB1 isoform X3, whose product MRGGENTDLFDPKTQMDSEFSRHGSSPEGDFGFAFNDSNFSDRLLRIEIMGGGPSDSRSDVEGCCTSIADWARHRKRRREDIKKESVTISDIVACPEEQILTDEQPDMDGCPGGDNLDDEGEAMIEEALSGSDEEDTTSEPSWGMDCSKVVRVIELHISSPILAAKSPFFYKLFSNGMRESEQRHVTLRINASEEAALMELLNFMYSNVVSVATAPALLDVLMAADKFEVASCMRYCSRLLRNMPMTPESALLYLELPSSVLMAKAVQPLTDAAKQFLAARYKDITKFQEEVMSLPLAGIEAILSSDDLQIASEDAVYDFILKWARAQYPVLEERREVLGSRLALSIRFPFMTCRKLKKVLTCSDFDHEIASKLVLEALFFKAEAPHRQRSLAAEESASVNRRLIERAYKYRPVKVVEFELPRPQCVVYLDLKREECAGLFPSGRVYSQAFHLGGQGFFLSAHCNMDQQSSFHCFGLFLGMQEKGSVSFGVDYEFSARSKPTEEFISKYKGNYTFTGGKAVGYRNLFGIPWTSFIAEDSLYFINGILHLRAELTIKRLDED is encoded by the exons ATGAGAGGTGGAGAAAACACGGATCTCTTCGACCCGAAAACCCAGATGGATTCCGAGTTCTCCCGTCACGGCTCCTCCCCCGAAGGAGACTTCGGATTCGCTTTCAACGACAGCAACTTCTCCGATCGATTGCTCCGGATCGAGATCATGGGCGGAGGACCCTCCGATTCCAGGTCCGACGTCGAAGGGTGCTGCACGAGCATCGCCGATTGGGCTCGCCATcgcaagaggagaagagaagatatCAAAAAGGAATCTG tgaCTATTTCGGACATTGTGGCGTGTCCTGAGGAGCAGATATTGACGGATGAGCAGCCTGATATGGATGGGTGTCCTGGTGGTGATAATCTTGATGATGAAGGTGAGGCAATGATTGAAGAGGCTTTATCAGGTA GTGATGAAGAGGATACAACTAGTGAGCCAAGCTGGGGGATGGATTGTTCTAAAGTTGTTAGGGTTATTGAACTTCATATTAGCTCTCCTATCTTAGCTGCCAAAAGCCCTTTCTTTTACAAG TTGTTCTCCAATGGCATGAGGGAATCTGAGCAAAGGCATGTCACTCTCCGAATCAATGCATCAG AGGAAGCTGCTTTGATGGAGCTTTTAAACTTCATGTATAGCAATGTGGTATCTGTCGCCACAGCACCTGCTTTGCTAGATGTGCTGATGGCTGCTGATAAATTCGAAGTTGCCTCTTGCATGAGGTACTGCAGCAGACTTCTCCGCAATATGCCTATGACTCCCGAGTCTGCGCTGCTCTATCTCGAGCTTCCTTCTAGTGTTCTAATGGCTAAAGCTGTTCAGCCTTTAACCGATGCTGCAAAACAGTTCCTTGCTGCCCGCTACAAGGACATTACCAA GTTTCAGGAGGAGGTTATGTCTTTACCATTAGCAGGAATCGAGGCAATCTTATCAAGCGACGATCTCCAGATTGCATCAGAGGATGCAGTTTATGATTTCATCTTGAAATGGGCAAGGGCGCAGTACCCTGTGCTGGAGGAGCGAAGAGAGGTTCTCGGGTCACGCCTCGCACTCTCTATCCGCTTCCCATTCATGACATGCAGAAAGCTGAAGAAGGTGCTGACTTGCAGTGACTTCGACCACGAGATAGCATCAAAGCTCGTTCTAGAAGCTCTCTTCTTCAAGGCGGAAGCCCCACACAGGCAACGTAGCCTAGCTGCGGAAGAGTCAGCCTCCGTGAACCGACGCCTCATTGAGAGAGCTTACAAATACAGACCCGTGAAAGTCGTCGAGTTCGAGCTTCCTAGGCCGCAGTGCGTGGTCTACCTCGACCTGAAAAGAGAAGAATGCGCCGGGTTGTTCCCCTCGGGGAGAGTCTATTCACAGGCCTTTCACTTGGGCGGTCAAGGCTTTTTCCTCTCAGCGCATTGTAACATGGACCAGCAGAGCTCGTTCCACTGCTTCGGGCTGTTCCTAGGGATGCAGGAGAAAGGGTCGGTGAGTTTCGGAGTGGACTACGAGTTCTCCGCGAGATCAAAGCCAACAGAGGAGTTCATAAGCAAGTACAAAGGGAACTACACGTTCACAGGAGGGAAAGCAGTTGGGTACAGGAACTTGTTTGGGATTCCATGGACGTCTTTTATTGCAGAGGATAGTCTTTACTTCATCAATGGCATACTCCATCTCAGAGCTGAGCTTACCATCAAAAG GCTCGACGAAGACTAG
- the LOC108817848 gene encoding BTB/POZ domain-containing protein POB1 isoform X2 gives MRGGENTDLFDPKTQMDSEFSRHGSSPEGDFGFAFNDSNFSDRLLRIEIMGGGPSDSRSDVEGCCTSIADWARHRKRRREDIKKESVTISDIVACPEEQILTDEQPDMDGCPGGDNLDDEGEAMIEEALSGDEEDTTSEPSWGMDCSKVVRVIELHISSPILAAKSPFFYKLFSNGMRESEQRHVTLRINASEEAALMELLNFMYSNVVSVATAPALLDVLMAADKFEVASCMRYCSRLLRNMPMTPESALLYLELPSSVLMAKAVQPLTDAAKQFLAARYKDITKFQEEVMSLPLAGIEAILSSDDLQIASEDAVYDFILKWARAQYPVLEERREVLGSRLALSIRFPFMTCRKLKKVLTCSDFDHEIASKLVLEALFFKAEAPHRQRSLAAEESASVNRRLIERAYKYRPVKVVEFELPRPQCVVYLDLKREECAGLFPSGRVYSQAFHLGGQGFFLSAHCNMDQQSSFHCFGLFLGMQEKGSVSFGVDYEFSARSKPTEEFISKYKGNYTFTGGKAVGYRNLFGIPWTSFIAEDSLYFINGILHLRAELTIKRSTDPPPQ, from the exons ATGAGAGGTGGAGAAAACACGGATCTCTTCGACCCGAAAACCCAGATGGATTCCGAGTTCTCCCGTCACGGCTCCTCCCCCGAAGGAGACTTCGGATTCGCTTTCAACGACAGCAACTTCTCCGATCGATTGCTCCGGATCGAGATCATGGGCGGAGGACCCTCCGATTCCAGGTCCGACGTCGAAGGGTGCTGCACGAGCATCGCCGATTGGGCTCGCCATcgcaagaggagaagagaagatatCAAAAAGGAATCTG tgaCTATTTCGGACATTGTGGCGTGTCCTGAGGAGCAGATATTGACGGATGAGCAGCCTGATATGGATGGGTGTCCTGGTGGTGATAATCTTGATGATGAAGGTGAGGCAATGATTGAAGAGGCTTTATCAG GTGATGAAGAGGATACAACTAGTGAGCCAAGCTGGGGGATGGATTGTTCTAAAGTTGTTAGGGTTATTGAACTTCATATTAGCTCTCCTATCTTAGCTGCCAAAAGCCCTTTCTTTTACAAG TTGTTCTCCAATGGCATGAGGGAATCTGAGCAAAGGCATGTCACTCTCCGAATCAATGCATCAG AGGAAGCTGCTTTGATGGAGCTTTTAAACTTCATGTATAGCAATGTGGTATCTGTCGCCACAGCACCTGCTTTGCTAGATGTGCTGATGGCTGCTGATAAATTCGAAGTTGCCTCTTGCATGAGGTACTGCAGCAGACTTCTCCGCAATATGCCTATGACTCCCGAGTCTGCGCTGCTCTATCTCGAGCTTCCTTCTAGTGTTCTAATGGCTAAAGCTGTTCAGCCTTTAACCGATGCTGCAAAACAGTTCCTTGCTGCCCGCTACAAGGACATTACCAA GTTTCAGGAGGAGGTTATGTCTTTACCATTAGCAGGAATCGAGGCAATCTTATCAAGCGACGATCTCCAGATTGCATCAGAGGATGCAGTTTATGATTTCATCTTGAAATGGGCAAGGGCGCAGTACCCTGTGCTGGAGGAGCGAAGAGAGGTTCTCGGGTCACGCCTCGCACTCTCTATCCGCTTCCCATTCATGACATGCAGAAAGCTGAAGAAGGTGCTGACTTGCAGTGACTTCGACCACGAGATAGCATCAAAGCTCGTTCTAGAAGCTCTCTTCTTCAAGGCGGAAGCCCCACACAGGCAACGTAGCCTAGCTGCGGAAGAGTCAGCCTCCGTGAACCGACGCCTCATTGAGAGAGCTTACAAATACAGACCCGTGAAAGTCGTCGAGTTCGAGCTTCCTAGGCCGCAGTGCGTGGTCTACCTCGACCTGAAAAGAGAAGAATGCGCCGGGTTGTTCCCCTCGGGGAGAGTCTATTCACAGGCCTTTCACTTGGGCGGTCAAGGCTTTTTCCTCTCAGCGCATTGTAACATGGACCAGCAGAGCTCGTTCCACTGCTTCGGGCTGTTCCTAGGGATGCAGGAGAAAGGGTCGGTGAGTTTCGGAGTGGACTACGAGTTCTCCGCGAGATCAAAGCCAACAGAGGAGTTCATAAGCAAGTACAAAGGGAACTACACGTTCACAGGAGGGAAAGCAGTTGGGTACAGGAACTTGTTTGGGATTCCATGGACGTCTTTTATTGCAGAGGATAGTCTTTACTTCATCAATGGCATACTCCATCTCAGAGCTGAGCTTACCATCAAAAGGTCTACAGATCCTCCTCCTCAGTGA
- the LOC108817848 gene encoding BTB/POZ domain-containing protein POB1 isoform X1 — translation MRGGENTDLFDPKTQMDSEFSRHGSSPEGDFGFAFNDSNFSDRLLRIEIMGGGPSDSRSDVEGCCTSIADWARHRKRRREDIKKESVTISDIVACPEEQILTDEQPDMDGCPGGDNLDDEGEAMIEEALSGSDEEDTTSEPSWGMDCSKVVRVIELHISSPILAAKSPFFYKLFSNGMRESEQRHVTLRINASEEAALMELLNFMYSNVVSVATAPALLDVLMAADKFEVASCMRYCSRLLRNMPMTPESALLYLELPSSVLMAKAVQPLTDAAKQFLAARYKDITKFQEEVMSLPLAGIEAILSSDDLQIASEDAVYDFILKWARAQYPVLEERREVLGSRLALSIRFPFMTCRKLKKVLTCSDFDHEIASKLVLEALFFKAEAPHRQRSLAAEESASVNRRLIERAYKYRPVKVVEFELPRPQCVVYLDLKREECAGLFPSGRVYSQAFHLGGQGFFLSAHCNMDQQSSFHCFGLFLGMQEKGSVSFGVDYEFSARSKPTEEFISKYKGNYTFTGGKAVGYRNLFGIPWTSFIAEDSLYFINGILHLRAELTIKRSTDPPPQ, via the exons ATGAGAGGTGGAGAAAACACGGATCTCTTCGACCCGAAAACCCAGATGGATTCCGAGTTCTCCCGTCACGGCTCCTCCCCCGAAGGAGACTTCGGATTCGCTTTCAACGACAGCAACTTCTCCGATCGATTGCTCCGGATCGAGATCATGGGCGGAGGACCCTCCGATTCCAGGTCCGACGTCGAAGGGTGCTGCACGAGCATCGCCGATTGGGCTCGCCATcgcaagaggagaagagaagatatCAAAAAGGAATCTG tgaCTATTTCGGACATTGTGGCGTGTCCTGAGGAGCAGATATTGACGGATGAGCAGCCTGATATGGATGGGTGTCCTGGTGGTGATAATCTTGATGATGAAGGTGAGGCAATGATTGAAGAGGCTTTATCAGGTA GTGATGAAGAGGATACAACTAGTGAGCCAAGCTGGGGGATGGATTGTTCTAAAGTTGTTAGGGTTATTGAACTTCATATTAGCTCTCCTATCTTAGCTGCCAAAAGCCCTTTCTTTTACAAG TTGTTCTCCAATGGCATGAGGGAATCTGAGCAAAGGCATGTCACTCTCCGAATCAATGCATCAG AGGAAGCTGCTTTGATGGAGCTTTTAAACTTCATGTATAGCAATGTGGTATCTGTCGCCACAGCACCTGCTTTGCTAGATGTGCTGATGGCTGCTGATAAATTCGAAGTTGCCTCTTGCATGAGGTACTGCAGCAGACTTCTCCGCAATATGCCTATGACTCCCGAGTCTGCGCTGCTCTATCTCGAGCTTCCTTCTAGTGTTCTAATGGCTAAAGCTGTTCAGCCTTTAACCGATGCTGCAAAACAGTTCCTTGCTGCCCGCTACAAGGACATTACCAA GTTTCAGGAGGAGGTTATGTCTTTACCATTAGCAGGAATCGAGGCAATCTTATCAAGCGACGATCTCCAGATTGCATCAGAGGATGCAGTTTATGATTTCATCTTGAAATGGGCAAGGGCGCAGTACCCTGTGCTGGAGGAGCGAAGAGAGGTTCTCGGGTCACGCCTCGCACTCTCTATCCGCTTCCCATTCATGACATGCAGAAAGCTGAAGAAGGTGCTGACTTGCAGTGACTTCGACCACGAGATAGCATCAAAGCTCGTTCTAGAAGCTCTCTTCTTCAAGGCGGAAGCCCCACACAGGCAACGTAGCCTAGCTGCGGAAGAGTCAGCCTCCGTGAACCGACGCCTCATTGAGAGAGCTTACAAATACAGACCCGTGAAAGTCGTCGAGTTCGAGCTTCCTAGGCCGCAGTGCGTGGTCTACCTCGACCTGAAAAGAGAAGAATGCGCCGGGTTGTTCCCCTCGGGGAGAGTCTATTCACAGGCCTTTCACTTGGGCGGTCAAGGCTTTTTCCTCTCAGCGCATTGTAACATGGACCAGCAGAGCTCGTTCCACTGCTTCGGGCTGTTCCTAGGGATGCAGGAGAAAGGGTCGGTGAGTTTCGGAGTGGACTACGAGTTCTCCGCGAGATCAAAGCCAACAGAGGAGTTCATAAGCAAGTACAAAGGGAACTACACGTTCACAGGAGGGAAAGCAGTTGGGTACAGGAACTTGTTTGGGATTCCATGGACGTCTTTTATTGCAGAGGATAGTCTTTACTTCATCAATGGCATACTCCATCTCAGAGCTGAGCTTACCATCAAAAGGTCTACAGATCCTCCTCCTCAGTGA
- the LOC108814537 gene encoding F-box/kelch-repeat protein At3g61590 isoform X1, producing MTQAFSWFTYLLVCLKTLALKMEAETSWTTYPYNYITTHVPEAESYSDEQSQDETKVQTFPMDSLLPNDLLERILTFLPIASIFRAGTVCKRWNEIVSSQRFLSNFSNNNSSVPQSPWYFMFTSTDDPSGYAYDPVIRKWYSFDLPCIETSNWFVASSCGLVCFMDNDCRNKIYVSNPITKHWRKLTEPPGHRSTDYTALSTSVNRAKQSYSVSIVKSKQVPGDFFQWDLSVHLYSSETMTWTTRVTDVLTGWRGGDESVICDNVLYFLIYSTGGSDHRHGLVALELSSTSSSSGVLMRSFIPMPCSLTCGRLMNLKEKLVVVGGIGKHDRPDIIKGIGVWVLKGGGGKEWQEVARMPQRFFQGFGELDDVFASSGSDDMVYVQSYGSPALLTFDMNLKCWKWSQKCPVSKKFPLQLFTGFCFEPRLEIAP from the exons ATGACACAAGCTTTCTCCTGGTTTACTTATCTTTTGGTCTGTCTGAAAACAT TGGCTTTAAAGATGGAAGCAGAAACGTCTTGGACCACTTATCCGTACAACTACATTACCACACATGTCCCTGAAGCTGAATCATACTCTGATGAGCAGAGCCAAGATGAGACCAAAGTCCAAACCTTTCCAATGGATTCTCTTCTCCCAAACGATTTATTAGAAAGAATCCTCACCTTTCTCCCCATCGCAAGCATCTTCAGAGCTGGCACCGTCTGCAAAAGATGGAACGAGATTGTATCTTCTCAAAGATTCTTATCCAACTtctccaacaacaacagctCTGTTCCTCAGAGTCCTTGGTACTTCATGTTCACTAGCACGGACGACCCATCCGGTTATGCTTACGACCCGGTTATCAGAAAATGGTACAGCTTCGATCTCCCATGCATCGAGACTTCGAACTGGTTCGTTGCTTCCTCTTGTGGGTTGGTTTGTTTCATGGATAATGACTGCAGAAACAAGATCTATGTCTCAAACCCGATAACCAAACATTGGAGGAAGCTCACCGAACCGCCCGGTCACAGATCAACAGACTACACCGCATTGTCTACCTCTGTaaacagagcaaaacagagTTACTCTGTTTCGATAGTGAAGTCAAAGCAAGTTCCGGGGGACTTCTTCCAGTGGGATCTCTCTGTTCATCTCTACAGCTCCGAGACAATGACTTGGACGACACGTGTAACCGATGTCTTAACCGGATGGAGAGGAGGAGACGAGAGTGTGATCTGCGACAATGTTCTGTATTTCTTGATTTACTCAACCGGAGGCTCTGATCATCGCCACGGCTTGGTTGCTTTGGAACTATCGTCCACATCATCCTCTAGCGGAGTCTTGATGAGGAGTTTTATACCAATGCCGTGTTCTTTAACCTGTGGAAGGTTGATGAACCTGAAGGAGAAGCTTGTGGTCGTTGGAGGGATAGGGAAACACGATAGACCAGACATCATCAAAGGGATTGGTGTTTGGGTTCTGAAAGGAGGAGGAGGCAAAGAGTGGCAAGAAGTGGCGAGAATGCCTCAGAGATTCTTCCAAGGCTTCGGTGAGTTGGATGATGTTTTTGCTAGTAGTGGCAGTGATGATATGGTTTACGTTCAGAGCTATGGATCTCCTGCGCTTTTGACTTTCGACATGAACTTAAAGTGTTGGAAGTGGTCTCAGAAGTGTCCTGTCTCCAAGAAGTTCCCTCTTCAGCTCTTTACTGGATTCTGCTTCGAACCAAGGCTCGAGATCGCTCCATAG
- the LOC108814537 gene encoding F-box/kelch-repeat protein At3g61590 isoform X2, which produces MEAETSWTTYPYNYITTHVPEAESYSDEQSQDETKVQTFPMDSLLPNDLLERILTFLPIASIFRAGTVCKRWNEIVSSQRFLSNFSNNNSSVPQSPWYFMFTSTDDPSGYAYDPVIRKWYSFDLPCIETSNWFVASSCGLVCFMDNDCRNKIYVSNPITKHWRKLTEPPGHRSTDYTALSTSVNRAKQSYSVSIVKSKQVPGDFFQWDLSVHLYSSETMTWTTRVTDVLTGWRGGDESVICDNVLYFLIYSTGGSDHRHGLVALELSSTSSSSGVLMRSFIPMPCSLTCGRLMNLKEKLVVVGGIGKHDRPDIIKGIGVWVLKGGGGKEWQEVARMPQRFFQGFGELDDVFASSGSDDMVYVQSYGSPALLTFDMNLKCWKWSQKCPVSKKFPLQLFTGFCFEPRLEIAP; this is translated from the coding sequence ATGGAAGCAGAAACGTCTTGGACCACTTATCCGTACAACTACATTACCACACATGTCCCTGAAGCTGAATCATACTCTGATGAGCAGAGCCAAGATGAGACCAAAGTCCAAACCTTTCCAATGGATTCTCTTCTCCCAAACGATTTATTAGAAAGAATCCTCACCTTTCTCCCCATCGCAAGCATCTTCAGAGCTGGCACCGTCTGCAAAAGATGGAACGAGATTGTATCTTCTCAAAGATTCTTATCCAACTtctccaacaacaacagctCTGTTCCTCAGAGTCCTTGGTACTTCATGTTCACTAGCACGGACGACCCATCCGGTTATGCTTACGACCCGGTTATCAGAAAATGGTACAGCTTCGATCTCCCATGCATCGAGACTTCGAACTGGTTCGTTGCTTCCTCTTGTGGGTTGGTTTGTTTCATGGATAATGACTGCAGAAACAAGATCTATGTCTCAAACCCGATAACCAAACATTGGAGGAAGCTCACCGAACCGCCCGGTCACAGATCAACAGACTACACCGCATTGTCTACCTCTGTaaacagagcaaaacagagTTACTCTGTTTCGATAGTGAAGTCAAAGCAAGTTCCGGGGGACTTCTTCCAGTGGGATCTCTCTGTTCATCTCTACAGCTCCGAGACAATGACTTGGACGACACGTGTAACCGATGTCTTAACCGGATGGAGAGGAGGAGACGAGAGTGTGATCTGCGACAATGTTCTGTATTTCTTGATTTACTCAACCGGAGGCTCTGATCATCGCCACGGCTTGGTTGCTTTGGAACTATCGTCCACATCATCCTCTAGCGGAGTCTTGATGAGGAGTTTTATACCAATGCCGTGTTCTTTAACCTGTGGAAGGTTGATGAACCTGAAGGAGAAGCTTGTGGTCGTTGGAGGGATAGGGAAACACGATAGACCAGACATCATCAAAGGGATTGGTGTTTGGGTTCTGAAAGGAGGAGGAGGCAAAGAGTGGCAAGAAGTGGCGAGAATGCCTCAGAGATTCTTCCAAGGCTTCGGTGAGTTGGATGATGTTTTTGCTAGTAGTGGCAGTGATGATATGGTTTACGTTCAGAGCTATGGATCTCCTGCGCTTTTGACTTTCGACATGAACTTAAAGTGTTGGAAGTGGTCTCAGAAGTGTCCTGTCTCCAAGAAGTTCCCTCTTCAGCTCTTTACTGGATTCTGCTTCGAACCAAGGCTCGAGATCGCTCCATAG
- the LOC108818116 gene encoding delta(8)-fatty-acid desaturase 1, whose translation MAEETVIKKYITNEDLKNHNKPGDLWISIQGKVYNVSDWIKSHPGGDAVILNLVGQDVTDAFTAFHPGTAWRHLDDLFTGYHVRDFQISEVSRDYRRMAAEFRKLGLFENKGHVTLYTLSFVAALFAAVLYGVLACTSILAHQIAAATLGLLWIQSAYIGHDSGHYVVMSSESYNRFAQLLSGNCLTGISIAWWKWTHNAHHLACNSLDYDPDLQHIPVFAVSSKFFTSLTSRFYDRKLDFDPLARLLVSYQHFTYYPVMCFGRINLFVQTLLLLFSKREVPDRALNFAGILVFWTWFPLLVSCLPTWPERFFFVFTSFTVTALQHIQFTLNHFAADVYVGPPTGADWFEKQAAGTLDISCSSYMDWFFGGLQFQLEHHLFPRLPRCHLRKVAPVVQELCKKHNLPYRSLSWWEANVWTIRTLKKAAYQARDAANPVVKNLVWEALNTHG comes from the coding sequence ATGGCGGAAGAGACGGTTATTAAAAAGTACATTACGAACGAAGACCTCAAAAACCACAACAAACCAGGAGATCTATGGATCTCGATCCAAGGCAAAGTCTACAACGTCTCCGACTGGATCAAATCCCACCCCGGAGGCGACGCTGTGATCCTCAACCTCGTCGGCCAAGACGTCACCGACGCGTTCACCGCGTTCCACCCCGGGACCGCGTGGCGCCACCTCGACGACCTCTTCACCGGCTACCACGTCAGAGACTTCCAAATCTCCGAGGTCTCCCGCGACTACCGCCGCATGGCCGCCGAGTTCCGCAAGCTCGGCCTCTTCGAGAACAAAGGACACGTCACCCTCTACACCTTATCCTTCGTCGCGGCCCTCTTCGCCGCCGTTCTCTACGGCGTCCTGGCCTGCACCTCGATCCTCGCTCACCAGATCGCCGCCGCGACGCTCGGACTCCTCTGGATCCAGAGCGCGTACATAGGCCACGACTCGGGGCACTACGTCGTCATGTCGAGCGAATCGTACAACAGATTCGCTCAGCTCCTCTCCGGTAACTGCCTGACCGGGATCTCGATCGCGTGGTGGAAGTGGACTCACAACGCGCATCACCTCGCGTGTAACAGCCTCGACTACGATCCGGATCTCCAGCACATCCCCGTCTTCGCCGTCTCGTCCAAGTTCTTCACCTCCTTGACTTCCCGATTCTACGATCGGAAACTCGATTTCGATCCCTTAGCGAGGCTCTTGGTCAGCTACCAGCACTTCACTTACTACCCCGTCATGTGCTTCGGGAGAATCAATCTCTTCGTGCAGacgctcctcctcctcttctccaAACGCGAGGTTCCCGATCGCGCTCTCAACTTCGCGGGAATCTTGGTGTTCTGGACTTGGTTCCCGCTCTTGGTTTCTTGTTTACCGACTTGGCCGGAGAGGTTCTTCTTCGTGTTCACTAGCTTTACCGTTACGGCTCTTCAGCATATTCAGTTCACGCTTAACCACTTCGCTGCTGATGTGTACGTGGGTCCGCCCACGGGGGCCGACTGGTTCGAGAAGCAGGCTGCGGGGACGCTGGACATCTCGTGTAGTTCGTATATGGATTGGTTTTTTGGTGGGTTGCAGTTTCAGCTGGAGCACCATCTGTTCCCGAGGCTGCCGCGTTGTCATTTACGGAAAGTGGCTCCGGTGGTTCAGGAGCTTTGCAAGAAGCATAATCTTCCGTATAGGAGTCTGTCCTGGTGGGAGGCGAATGTTTGGACTATTAGGACGTTGAAGAAAGCTGCTTACCAAGCTAGAGACGCGGCGAATCCTGTGGTTAAGAACTTGGTCTGGGAAGCTTTGAATACTCATGGCTAA
- the LOC108814557 gene encoding reticulon-like protein B6, with amino-acid sequence MAEESEKPVHTEESLMEKIAEKIHDHDSSSSSDSEHEKPESPSALKAKIYRLFGREKPVHKVLGGGLPADVFLWRDKKLSAAVLGVATAIWVLFELVEYHLLSLACHILIFSLAAMFLWSNAHAFMKKPPPKIPEIHVKEEHFILIASALRNELNQAFVILRSIALGRDLKKFLMVVVGLWIISVVGNWFNFLTLVYICFVVLHTVPMLYEKHEDKVDPVAEKTMKELKKHYMVFDEKVLSKIPLASLKAKLG; translated from the exons ATGGCGGAAGAATCGGAGAAACCTGTGCACACGGAAGAGTCTCTGATGGAGAAGATAGCTGAGAAGATCCACGATCACGATTCATCATCGTCGTCGGACTCGGAGCACGAGAAACCGGAGTCTCCGTCGGCTTTGAAGGCGAAGATATACCGATTGTTTGGTAGAGAGAAGCCTGTTCACAAGGTCCTCGGCGGTGGCTTGC CTGCTGATGTGTTCTTGTGGAGGGACAAGAAGCTCTCAGCCGCTGTTCTTGGTGTAGCGACTGCCATATGGGTCCTGTTCGAGTTGGTTGAGTATCATTTGTTGAGTCTTGCGTGTCACATTTTGATATTCTCCCTCGCTGCCATGTTTTTGTGGTCTAATGCTCATGCCTTTATGAAAAA GCCTCCACCTAAAATTCCTGAAATCCATGTTAAAGAGGAACATTTCATTTTGATTGCTTCTGCACTGAGAAACGAGCTGAACCAGGCCTTCGTTATCCTAAGGAGCATTGCATTAGGAAGGGACTTGAAGAAGTTTCTGATG GTGGTTGTTGGGCTGTGGATAATCTCTGTTGTGGGCAACTGGTTCAACTTCTTGACCCTTGTCTACATAT GTTTTGTGGTGTTGCATACAGTACCGATGCTGTATGAGAAACATGAGGACAAGGTGGATCCAGTGGCAGAGAAGACGATGAAGGAACTGAAGAAACATTACATGGTTTTCGATGAGAAAGTTCTTTCTAAGATCCCTCTTGCTTCCCTGAAAGCAAAGTTGGGTTAG